CAATATGGTACGAGATTCTCAAGACCGAAAAGACCAGCACACGATGACAGCGCCACGATGTGTCCGTGGTTATTTTTAAGCATTGCAGGAAGAAATGCTTGAATCGTCTGCGAACAAATTTAACTAAGTAGTAGTCTCACACGTGGCGGAATCAAAATTATACCCAACAGTGGGCCAACACGTTCACGTTAAAAGTTCTCTCGATTTCGTCTTTAGTTTGAGTCAATATTGGATGCGTGGGCATGATTCCAGCGTTGTTGATTAAAATGGTGACATCTCCAACCTCCTGCTGCACTTTTTTAGCAACTTCAAAAACGTTTTCTCTATTGGAAACATCACAACTGAAACGATACGTTGTTTAAAGCAAATCGTAAAAGTTTCTGTGCTTGTCACTGGTAAGCATGAGCCGTGGGGTAACCGCGATGGTTTATTTCCGAAATAGTTTCTTCGTTGTTTTTCATGTTAACATCCCATCCGACCACCTTGGCTCCCTTTGAAGCGTACAAAAGTGCCAACTCTTTACCCATTCCGTGACCTGCACCTGTAATCTAAATAATCATTTTTATATGTTTTATTTAGACTTTCAATAAGCCAATATCATACCAAAACAATTTCGCCTTTCACAGGCTTGGGTTGAATGGGCACAATAAATCTGTATACACATTCTCCTAAGCTGTAGAacatttgcaaaaataataatacgaTATCTCCCAGAACCTGAGCTACCTCTAATAGTTGTTGACCTATACTTTTATTTCTGCTCCTGTAAcaatataaatacaaaaataaagatatacacattacaataataataattgagaaTTTCGAACCATATTATCGATATGTACCCAGAAATTATCTCAAATATGATAAATATAAACTAATTTGGTATGCAGCGATTTTAACTAGCCTAAGGTCGCACTATGTTTTTATAACACATTTTATCATTACTTGATTGTAATATATGTACTGATAAATGAATCCGGCCTGAATGCCGTTTTATCAGTGAGCTAACAGTTGTATCGAACACCCGGCTTGGATACAACTCTTCGTTTCATACTTTGTATTGAAaagcgtcactttgacaattcaaatcaaggtgtcaacagtgttgccaatctaatttaaaagtcatagcctactttaattataaatttaaatgatctcacggtaatTATAATACGACTAACTGCATCAATCTAAATACAAATCTTTACTTACAACAAAAACTAGCTCAGTAAAATTCCCAAATTGACTGTCAATgacaagaaaataattgtataaaattcaaattttcaattatgaTCGCATAAAATAGACCAACATTTGGTTGTAACTggtatattttcaaattcatcaaaaaaGTGGTTTACCCTGGAATGACATTTACATGAATAATATATTAACTAAAAAATCCTGAATTACTGTAAAACAAGAAACACGTTTTATTTTCATCCTGTTGACTATTTGCAAACAGGAAACTTGTTTTAGAACATgtgtatgtatttataaagtaaataaacaaaagtaaATCCACCAACTACAGATAACCTATTTAtctaaaatcaaatattaGTGCAGTTTAATGCACCGGGATTAGCCGACACTTGactcatattttattattattcagtttataataatattccccaataacaaattttgtaaatgaatTGTATAACACCAGATAGTAGGACATAATCCTCGTACGAATTCAAACTGGTTTGGAATTTGCCAATACGTTTGCCCAATCTCCGATAGAAATTACTGTAGGGTGATTATACCATTACTTTCATTTTGGCTACGAAATATTATATCTATTTTCGCTCAAATAACTGAATGAACCATGTACGCACAATTGTAAACATAAAGACCTTATGTAACGACATTTTAAGAACTACCTAATCCTTACTATGTCAAGGTTTACTCGACTGAGGAAAAGTTGCATTCTGATCGCTCGATCTTAACAATTAAACGTTTGAACCCACAcgattgatttaaaaataaaattcagataAAAAGTGGTATAGTGTAAATCTAAATGGAAAAAAGAAC
The sequence above is drawn from the Tenebrio molitor chromosome X, icTenMoli1.1, whole genome shotgun sequence genome and encodes:
- the LOC138139886 gene encoding 17-beta-hydroxysteroid dehydrogenase 13-like, whose product is MVELHANSKMALNGTQQMSRNKSIGQQLLEVAQVLGDIVLLFLQMFYSLGECVYRFIVPIQPKPVKGEIVLITGAGHGMGKELALLYASKGAKVVGWDVNMKNNEETISEINHRGYPTAHAYHCDVSNRENVFEVAKKVQQEVGDVTILINNAGIMPTHPILTQTKDEIERTFNVNVLAHCWTIQAFLPAMLKNNHGHIVALSSCAGLFGLENLVPYCGSKFAVHGMMEALSEELRMDPKCKIETTCVFPYMVDTGLCKRPKVKFEKLMPLLKPRFAAKAIMRAQQMNKKLVSIPGYLMSLNNYVRLMPIRTALYVKDFINSGVESDL